A window of Acidobacteriota bacterium contains these coding sequences:
- a CDS encoding CAP domain-containing protein, with protein sequence MSMHQSCRWLLAGFLACSVVWLQLAGLAQSPAPRDQRAQRGVPRRSMELLRLINAARANPQNRTETGGRAAPLRWDPAVARVALQHAEEMARDHRLRHTDAQGRSPAARMSAAGIAWSMVAENVAMAPSLAAVQQMMMSEPPFQTNHRGNILNRRLTRIGIGVVKSGDEFWVTEDFLRPPPLSGQGERNLRPPHRTNNQP encoded by the coding sequence ATGAGCATGCATCAGAGTTGCAGATGGCTCCTGGCAGGTTTCCTCGCGTGCAGCGTCGTGTGGCTGCAACTTGCCGGACTGGCTCAGTCCCCTGCACCGCGTGACCAGCGGGCGCAACGCGGGGTCCCGCGCCGGTCGATGGAGCTGCTGCGTCTGATCAACGCGGCGCGCGCGAATCCCCAAAATCGCACCGAGACCGGCGGCCGCGCGGCGCCGCTGCGATGGGACCCGGCGGTCGCGCGGGTGGCCCTGCAGCACGCGGAGGAAATGGCCCGCGACCACCGCTTGCGTCACACCGACGCGCAGGGGCGCAGCCCCGCCGCCCGCATGAGCGCCGCCGGCATCGCCTGGAGCATGGTGGCCGAAAACGTAGCCATGGCGCCCAGCCTCGCCGCCGTGCAGCAGATGATGATGTCCGAACCGCCCTTTCAGACCAATCACCGCGGCAACATCCTGAACCGCCGCCTTACGCGGATCGGCATCGGGGTGGTCAAGTCCGGCGATGAGTTCTGGGTGACCGAGGACTTCCTCCGTCCGCCACCGCTATCGGGCCAAGGCGAACGCAACCTTCGACCGCCGCACCGTACCAATAATCAGCCATAA
- a CDS encoding pyridoxal phosphate-dependent aminotransferase encodes MPVATLHSHPLDAISLGKIVQIREQLMQAQAAGAKVFRFESGDPSFTPPAHVLEAVHQAGLAGQTHYVPNNGTPALRRALAQKVVSKNGIAGATESDIFVTNGAMHALFVVFGSLLDPGDEVILPDPMWTEVAENVRLAGGVVVGVPLRSEDGFQYRPETIARALTARTKAIFLNTPHNPTGSVLARETLQAILDLARQRNLWIVADEAYEDVVYAPATHHSIASLAGPDWERIVSIYSFSKSHAMAGLRVGYLVTRARLLHDRIPKLLRCTINGVNSLGQAAALAAVTGNQEHIPAMRAEYLQRRNLLLDALRDIPGVQPFTPEGTFFLWVSLDPSLYARLGVADADALSRRLAQQGIGSTPGDAFGHSSTDALRFSFSCSTAMVREGGAALRRALLG; translated from the coding sequence ATGCCTGTTGCTACGCTGCATTCCCATCCACTCGACGCCATTTCGCTCGGTAAAATCGTTCAAATCCGCGAACAACTGATGCAGGCGCAAGCCGCCGGCGCGAAGGTTTTCCGCTTCGAATCCGGCGATCCTAGCTTTACTCCGCCCGCGCACGTGCTCGAAGCCGTCCACCAAGCGGGCCTTGCCGGCCAGACCCATTACGTGCCCAACAACGGCACGCCTGCCCTGCGCCGCGCGCTCGCCCAAAAGGTCGTGAGCAAAAACGGCATTGCTGGCGCCACGGAGAGCGACATCTTCGTCACCAACGGCGCCATGCACGCCCTTTTCGTCGTTTTTGGCTCCTTGCTTGATCCCGGTGACGAGGTGATCCTGCCTGATCCCATGTGGACCGAAGTCGCCGAAAATGTCCGCCTCGCCGGCGGCGTCGTCGTAGGCGTGCCGCTGCGCTCTGAGGATGGCTTTCAGTACCGCCCGGAAACGATTGCCCGCGCCCTCACGGCCCGCACCAAGGCCATATTCCTCAACACGCCCCACAACCCCACCGGCTCGGTGCTCGCGCGCGAAACCCTGCAAGCTATCCTCGACCTGGCGCGCCAGCGCAATCTCTGGATCGTCGCCGACGAGGCTTACGAAGACGTCGTCTACGCGCCCGCGACCCATCATTCCATCGCCTCGCTCGCCGGCCCGGATTGGGAGCGCATCGTCAGCATCTACTCGTTCTCCAAGAGCCATGCGATGGCCGGTCTGCGCGTCGGCTATCTCGTCACCCGCGCCCGCCTCCTGCACGACCGTATTCCCAAGCTGCTGCGCTGCACCATCAATGGCGTCAATAGCCTCGGTCAGGCCGCTGCCCTCGCCGCCGTCACCGGCAATCAGGAGCACATTCCCGCCATGCGCGCCGAATATCTTCAACGCCGCAATCTGCTCCTCGACGCTCTGCGCGACATCCCCGGTGTTCAACCCTTTACGCCGGAAGGCACCTTCTTCCTCTGGGTCTCGCTCGACCCGTCGCTCTACGCCCGCCTCGGCGTCGCCGATGCCGATGCCCTCTCGCGCCGCCTCGCCCAGCAAGGCATTGGCAGCACGCCCGGCGACGCCTTTGGTCACTCCTCCACCGACGCCCTCCGCTTCTCCTTCAGTTGCTCCACCGCCATGGTCCGCGAAGGCGGCGCCGCCCTCCGCCGCGCCCTGCTTGGCTAG
- a CDS encoding DoxX family protein: MSSTNPRGLPIILWVVQAVLCALYLYTGWSKLAMTPAVLHGGGSPFFPFIGLCEFLGAIGLILPSLLRIATRLTPIAAAGLAIIMLGAIRALALGGQMSLLWLPIAALIGDIFVIYGRTRLAPIDGK; this comes from the coding sequence ATGAGTTCCACCAACCCACGCGGGCTGCCCATCATTCTTTGGGTCGTGCAAGCGGTGCTGTGCGCGCTCTACCTGTACACCGGCTGGTCGAAGCTGGCGATGACGCCGGCGGTGCTGCACGGCGGCGGGTCACCGTTCTTCCCTTTTATCGGGCTGTGCGAGTTTCTGGGCGCGATCGGATTGATCCTGCCGAGCCTGTTGCGCATTGCGACACGGCTGACGCCGATCGCCGCCGCGGGGCTGGCGATCATCATGCTGGGCGCGATCCGTGCGCTGGCCCTGGGGGGACAGATGAGCCTGCTGTGGCTGCCGATTGCGGCGCTCATCGGTGACATTTTTGTAATCTACGGCCGCACCCGGCTGGCGCCCATAGACGGGAAGTAG
- a CDS encoding zinc-binding alcohol dehydrogenase family protein: protein MLNGIGASVFPEFLSVMAKGARMVVYSASFGGRETTLDLFALYRNRHQILGLDTAARSAVQGAPILRELTPLFESGSLAPPPVAETYPLRDALHAYSRVLQARGKIVLLP, encoded by the coding sequence GTGTTGAACGGCATCGGGGCTTCGGTATTTCCCGAGTTCCTGAGCGTCATGGCGAAAGGCGCGCGCATGGTCGTCTACAGCGCGAGCTTCGGCGGGCGCGAAACGACTCTCGATCTTTTTGCGCTCTACCGCAACCGTCACCAGATCCTCGGCCTCGACACCGCGGCCCGCAGCGCCGTCCAGGGCGCCCCCATTCTGCGCGAACTGACGCCGTTGTTTGAGAGCGGATCGCTCGCGCCTCCGCCTGTGGCCGAAACCTATCCTCTACGGGACGCCCTTCATGCCTACAGCCGCGTGCTGCAGGCCAGAGGCAAAATTGTGCTCCTGCCGTAG
- a CDS encoding RNA-binding S4 domain-containing protein, translating to MRLDKWLWAARFFKTRALAARACDLGRVTLAGQPAKPARELHGGERLRVTNGSGDFEVEILELSEVRGPALVAQKLYRESDASRAARQRVAAERRTLYAGAPAPAGRPSKRDRRRIQQFRARAQ from the coding sequence ATGCGCCTCGATAAATGGCTGTGGGCTGCGCGCTTCTTCAAAACCCGCGCCTTGGCCGCCCGGGCCTGCGACCTCGGCCGCGTCACCCTCGCCGGCCAGCCCGCCAAACCGGCGCGTGAACTGCATGGTGGCGAGCGGCTGCGCGTCACCAACGGCAGCGGCGATTTCGAAGTCGAGATTCTGGAGTTGAGCGAAGTGCGCGGCCCCGCACTGGTGGCGCAGAAGCTCTACCGCGAATCCGACGCCAGCCGCGCAGCCCGCCAGCGTGTGGCCGCCGAACGCCGCACCCTCTACGCCGGCGCCCCCGCGCCCGCGGGTCGCCCCAGCAAGCGCGACCGCCGCCGCATCCAGCAATTCCGCGCACGCGCACAATAA
- a CDS encoding DUF1801 domain-containing protein codes for MAKGKRQTGGFTAEERAAMQERVHELKGTAETEGEGAVLAKIAAMPGPDRSLGRRLHTLIMSAAPELTPRLWYGMPAYAKGGKVVCFFQDAHKFKARYATLGFSDKAKLDEGAMWPTTFAIAELTAAVEAKVMALVQRAVQAGSSRNR; via the coding sequence ATGGCAAAAGGCAAACGGCAAACCGGCGGATTTACGGCAGAAGAACGGGCCGCAATGCAGGAACGCGTGCACGAACTGAAGGGGACCGCAGAGACGGAGGGCGAAGGCGCAGTGCTCGCCAAAATCGCCGCCATGCCGGGACCCGACCGCAGCCTGGGACGGCGGCTGCACACCCTGATCATGAGCGCCGCGCCAGAGCTGACGCCGCGCCTCTGGTACGGCATGCCTGCTTACGCCAAAGGCGGCAAGGTGGTGTGCTTTTTTCAGGATGCGCACAAATTCAAGGCGCGCTACGCTACGCTCGGGTTCAGCGACAAAGCGAAGCTCGACGAGGGCGCGATGTGGCCCACGACATTCGCCATTGCTGAATTGACGGCGGCGGTGGAGGCGAAAGTGATGGCGCTGGTGCAGCGAGCGGTCCAAGCCGGTTCGTCTAGAAATCGGTGA
- the cadA gene encoding cadmium-translocating P-type ATPase: MEDIKTTAWPDLGKEGWITLLALAAIVVHLILRFGFPQSRFIELPLWIGLAGAIPLLTDLAHNLWRREFGSDLLAGVSIVTAVILGELLVAVIVVLLLSGGALLERLASRRATAVLDALARRVPTQAHRLHNGDLQDVSVSEIAVGDHLIVFPHETCPVDGVVIEGQGSMDEAYLTGEPYQIAKAPGSTVISGAINGEAALTIETSRLAVDSRYASIVKVVEMSEQAQPRVRRIGDRLGAWYLPLAMAVAIVAALAGGGSERFLAVVVVATPCPLLIAIPVALIGGISLAARRGVVVRRPDMFEQVGDCRTLILDKTGTLTYGKPTLTSVLPASGFTESEVLAAAASLERFSRHPLAAPILAAAKQHDLQLLPVEEVSEKPGEGLRDRVNGREVLITGRGKLEVVPPELPPVAAGLECLVLLDRRYAGCLRFRDTPRPESRPFVGHLGARHGIDRVVLLSGDREAEVRYLADSVGIQEMHAGQSPEQKLAFVRHAVREAKTIFVGDGINDAPALLAVTVGIALGIRSDVTAEAADAVIMDASLRLVDELMHIARHSRRILLQSAIGGMALSLVGMGFAAVGLLSPIAGAIAQEVIDLLAVLNASRAALAPRRLTDF; the protein is encoded by the coding sequence ATGGAGGATATAAAGACCACGGCCTGGCCGGATCTCGGCAAGGAAGGCTGGATTACCCTTCTGGCTCTGGCTGCCATTGTCGTCCACTTGATCCTCCGCTTCGGCTTTCCCCAATCCCGCTTCATCGAACTTCCGCTCTGGATTGGGCTGGCCGGCGCTATCCCGTTGCTCACGGATCTGGCGCACAATTTGTGGCGGCGGGAGTTCGGCTCCGATCTGCTGGCGGGCGTTTCCATCGTGACCGCGGTTATCCTCGGCGAACTCCTGGTGGCCGTGATCGTGGTGCTTCTGCTCTCCGGAGGCGCTCTGCTCGAGCGTCTGGCCAGCCGGCGCGCTACGGCGGTGCTCGACGCACTGGCGCGCCGCGTCCCCACGCAAGCACACCGGCTCCACAACGGCGACCTCCAGGATGTGAGCGTGAGCGAGATCGCCGTGGGCGATCACCTCATCGTCTTTCCTCACGAAACCTGCCCGGTCGATGGTGTCGTCATCGAGGGCCAGGGCAGCATGGACGAAGCCTATCTCACCGGCGAGCCTTACCAGATTGCCAAAGCGCCCGGTTCCACCGTGATCTCCGGCGCCATCAACGGCGAAGCCGCGCTCACCATCGAGACCTCGCGCCTCGCTGTCGATTCCCGCTACGCCAGCATCGTCAAGGTCGTGGAAATGAGCGAGCAGGCGCAGCCGCGCGTGCGCCGGATTGGCGATCGGCTCGGCGCCTGGTATCTGCCCCTGGCTATGGCGGTGGCTATCGTCGCTGCCCTGGCTGGCGGCGGCAGTGAGCGCTTCCTCGCCGTGGTCGTGGTCGCCACTCCCTGTCCGCTGCTGATTGCCATTCCCGTGGCGCTCATCGGTGGCATCTCGCTCGCCGCCCGGCGCGGCGTGGTCGTCCGCCGCCCGGATATGTTCGAGCAGGTGGGCGACTGCCGGACACTCATTCTCGACAAAACCGGAACCCTTACCTATGGCAAGCCGACGCTCACGTCAGTATTGCCGGCGTCGGGTTTCACCGAGAGCGAGGTCTTGGCCGCCGCCGCCAGTCTCGAACGCTTCAGCCGTCATCCGCTCGCCGCGCCCATTCTGGCTGCCGCGAAACAGCACGACCTGCAGCTTCTGCCCGTGGAAGAGGTCAGCGAGAAACCCGGCGAGGGATTGCGCGACCGTGTCAATGGCCGTGAGGTGCTCATCACCGGCCGCGGCAAGCTCGAGGTTGTGCCGCCCGAGCTGCCGCCGGTCGCCGCGGGCCTGGAATGCCTGGTGCTCCTCGATCGCCGTTATGCCGGCTGCCTGCGTTTCCGCGACACTCCGCGTCCGGAAAGCCGCCCCTTTGTCGGCCATCTCGGCGCCCGGCACGGCATCGACCGCGTGGTACTGCTGTCCGGCGACCGCGAGGCGGAAGTCCGCTATCTGGCCGATAGCGTCGGCATCCAGGAGATGCACGCCGGCCAGAGTCCCGAGCAGAAGCTCGCCTTCGTTCGCCATGCCGTGCGTGAGGCCAAAACCATTTTTGTCGGTGACGGCATCAACGATGCGCCGGCCCTGCTGGCGGTCACCGTCGGCATCGCCCTTGGCATCCGCAGCGATGTCACCGCCGAAGCCGCCGACGCGGTCATCATGGATGCCTCCCTGCGCCTTGTGGATGAACTGATGCACATCGCCCGCCACTCCCGCCGCATCCTGCTCCAAAGCGCCATCGGCGGTATGGCCCTGAGTCTGGTGGGCATGGGCTTTGCCGCCGTCGGCCTGCTCTCGCCCATCGCCGGCGCTATCGCGCAGGAGGTCATCGACCTGCTCGCGGTCCTCAACGCTTCCCGCGCCGCCCTTGCTCCCCGTCGCCTCACCGATTTCTAG
- a CDS encoding universal stress protein, whose protein sequence is MKTETQAPARSERIAIRNILVMTDFSPRSEAALNYAAGWARKMGATIHVAHFIRPALFAVAWDAYGPLMEKVREDGRAGLAAIDARPDLQDVPHTTYLDPVDILDGLKGLIEAQHIDLVVLASAARKGLGKVLLGSTAETVFRSVPNPVLMLGPRVRLPEKTPEVRTLLFATDFGPATARAAMFACSLAQELQARLYLLHVLPLPGVENAPRKSEVAVAERQLGALVPAGAASWCEPMPLILAGDPSVEIVKATDATQADLIVVGTRRPPRLPAYTGWATAYQVLHESPCPVLTVRE, encoded by the coding sequence ATGAAAACGGAAACGCAGGCACCAGCGCGTTCCGAGCGCATAGCGATCCGGAATATCCTCGTAATGACCGATTTCTCGCCACGCTCAGAAGCCGCGCTCAACTACGCGGCGGGCTGGGCGCGGAAGATGGGCGCCACCATCCACGTGGCGCATTTCATCCGCCCAGCCCTGTTCGCCGTCGCCTGGGATGCGTACGGTCCGCTGATGGAAAAAGTACGGGAAGACGGGCGCGCCGGCCTGGCGGCCATCGATGCCCGTCCGGATTTGCAGGATGTTCCTCACACCACCTACCTCGATCCCGTTGACATTCTGGATGGGCTGAAAGGGCTGATCGAGGCCCAACACATCGACCTCGTTGTCCTGGCCAGCGCTGCGCGCAAGGGTCTGGGCAAGGTGCTGCTAGGGTCAACTGCGGAAACCGTGTTCCGTTCCGTTCCCAACCCGGTTTTGATGCTCGGGCCAAGGGTCAGACTCCCGGAGAAAACCCCGGAAGTGCGCACCTTGCTGTTCGCCACCGATTTTGGGCCCGCGACGGCACGCGCGGCCATGTTCGCCTGTTCCCTGGCGCAGGAGCTGCAGGCGCGATTGTACCTGCTGCACGTGCTGCCGTTGCCAGGGGTAGAGAATGCGCCACGAAAAAGCGAGGTTGCAGTGGCGGAACGGCAACTGGGTGCCCTGGTCCCAGCGGGCGCGGCAAGCTGGTGTGAGCCGATGCCGCTGATCCTAGCGGGAGATCCGTCCGTAGAAATCGTGAAGGCCACGGATGCGACCCAGGCGGATTTGATCGTCGTCGGCACCCGCCGTCCGCCGCGGCTGCCCGCCTATACCGGCTGGGCGACGGCCTACCAGGTACTCCATGAATCGCCGTGCCCGGTGCTCACGGTACGCGAGTAA
- a CDS encoding M61 family peptidase, giving the protein MRPRATVRMVTMVALAAAGAFAQTPQFAFTVTPQPAQKQFQVTLRCRGLHAAVADFEMPVWMPGYYELMNYARFVTHFQAQDDQGHSLGWAQTTPHTWRVVTEGAPEVVVRYDVAAARPFVADNSISAQGAFIASPGLFVYVKGQLADPATVTLQPPVAWHAIATGLAPVTGHPRSFRARNFDFLFDSPILLGNEQLLHFVAGGRPHTIALEDVPASISRTRIASNLQRIVEAATQMMGTVPYPRYTFLLIGHGNGGIEHLTSAAISFPGSMLTTPAGYQRWLSYVAHEYFHTFNVKRIRPLALGPFDYEAENLTHMLWVSEGLTVYYEDLLLVRAGLITPEEYLATLTHEINGFEKEPGRPYESATESSWTTWSSAYGGRSNRNTTISYYDNGAMLGALLDLAIRHDSHNAHSLDAVMRSLYRTYYLHNQRGFTDAEFRAACEAAAGHSLAEVFSYASTTAPMNYRKYFGYAGIDVTMADKSAAGATIGLATDSDPSGGLRIAAVAPSSPAARAGLRPGDVLMTVAGEPATSSSLSGFLATHQPGAMLALEFTHAGGANRTAQLTLAPRLQYTIRLQPAAHPTPVQAAILRDWLRTTLTRVP; this is encoded by the coding sequence ATGAGACCGCGCGCGACAGTGCGTATGGTGACGATGGTGGCCCTGGCGGCCGCCGGTGCTTTTGCGCAGACGCCGCAGTTTGCCTTCACGGTCACGCCGCAACCGGCACAGAAGCAATTTCAGGTCACGCTGCGCTGCCGCGGTTTGCACGCCGCGGTTGCCGACTTCGAAATGCCCGTCTGGATGCCGGGCTATTACGAACTGATGAACTACGCGCGCTTCGTCACGCACTTTCAGGCTCAGGATGACCAGGGTCACAGCCTCGGCTGGGCGCAGACCACGCCGCATACCTGGCGCGTTGTGACGGAGGGTGCCCCCGAGGTTGTCGTCCGCTACGATGTTGCCGCCGCGCGCCCGTTTGTAGCCGACAACTCCATCAGCGCGCAGGGCGCCTTCATCGCCTCGCCAGGCCTGTTCGTCTATGTGAAAGGCCAGCTCGCCGATCCGGCTACCGTCACCCTCCAGCCGCCAGTCGCATGGCACGCCATTGCCACCGGCTTGGCGCCCGTCACCGGCCATCCCCGCAGCTTCCGCGCCCGCAACTTCGATTTTCTATTTGACAGCCCCATTCTGCTGGGCAACGAGCAGTTGCTCCATTTCGTGGCCGGCGGCCGCCCGCACACCATCGCCCTGGAAGACGTCCCCGCCAGTATCAGCCGGACGCGGATCGCCTCCAATCTGCAGCGCATTGTCGAAGCTGCAACCCAGATGATGGGCACCGTCCCTTATCCGCGCTACACCTTCCTGCTGATCGGTCACGGCAATGGTGGCATCGAGCACCTCACGTCCGCTGCCATTTCCTTTCCCGGCTCCATGCTCACTACTCCGGCCGGTTACCAGCGCTGGCTCAGCTACGTCGCCCACGAATACTTCCACACCTTCAACGTCAAGCGAATTCGGCCGCTGGCGCTGGGGCCGTTTGACTACGAAGCAGAAAACCTCACCCATATGCTCTGGGTTTCCGAGGGCTTGACCGTCTATTACGAAGATCTCCTGCTGGTGCGTGCGGGCCTGATCACGCCTGAAGAGTATCTGGCCACGCTGACGCACGAAATCAATGGCTTTGAAAAGGAGCCCGGCCGGCCTTACGAATCGGCCACCGAATCGAGCTGGACCACCTGGAGCAGCGCTTATGGCGGCCGCTCCAATCGCAACACGACGATTTCCTACTACGACAACGGCGCCATGTTGGGCGCCCTGCTCGATCTCGCCATCCGGCACGACAGCCACAATGCCCACTCACTTGACGCCGTAATGCGCAGCCTATACCGCACCTATTACCTGCACAACCAGCGCGGTTTCACCGATGCTGAATTCCGCGCCGCCTGCGAAGCCGCCGCTGGCCATTCGCTTGCGGAGGTCTTCTCCTATGCCTCGACCACGGCGCCCATGAACTACCGCAAATACTTCGGCTACGCCGGCATCGATGTGACCATGGCGGACAAGTCCGCGGCCGGTGCAACCATCGGCCTCGCAACTGATTCCGATCCCTCCGGCGGATTGCGCATTGCCGCGGTCGCACCCTCCTCGCCGGCCGCGCGTGCCGGCCTCCGTCCAGGTGACGTGCTGATGACCGTCGCTGGCGAGCCTGCGACTTCCAGCAGTCTGAGCGGCTTTCTCGCTACCCACCAACCCGGCGCGATGCTCGCGCTCGAGTTCACCCACGCCGGCGGCGCCAACCGGACAGCGCAGCTCACGCTTGCCCCGCGCCTGCAGTACACCATTCGCCTCCAGCCAGCCGCGCATCCCACTCCCGTGCAGGCAGCGATCCTGCGCGACTGGCTGCGTACCACGCTTACTCGCGTACCGTGA
- a CDS encoding M20/M25/M40 family metallo-hydrolase: protein MPRPKPSLCLLLTALFAVAAAAAQAPAPLARAMLQQLVNINTTDAHGTTAAARVMQQRFLAAGFPPADIHLVGANPNKMNLVVRLRGTGVKPPILLIGHLDVVQARPQDWGTDPFHFTVRNNTYYGRGVQDMKDGDAIFAASLIAMKRQGYHPNRDIILALTAAEEGGGDNGVDYLLQHQRPLIQAAFVLNADAGGVDAFHGKPVFMNVEAAEKLYADFELSLTSPGGHSSLPTGHNIIYDLARALGRLQHYQFPVELNAVTRGYFAARSKLDQGQRARDEKAMLAKHPPAAAIHDLEQIPELNAVLHTTCVATRLNAGDANNALPQNAEATVNCRILPGTSARQVQQTLIRLVADPSVTIRYVNSNGSLQNQAPTAVSNPPVQLDPEIMRPLEQLTAAMWNNIPVVPVMESYATDGKRTVAAGMPTYGLCGIQLDEDNDRAHGRNEDLPIPAFNKGVEFYYRYLKMLTGGA, encoded by the coding sequence ATGCCGCGCCCGAAACCCTCCCTCTGCCTGCTCCTAACCGCACTGTTTGCCGTTGCCGCCGCGGCGGCGCAGGCGCCGGCGCCGCTGGCGCGCGCGATGCTGCAGCAGTTGGTCAATATCAATACCACCGATGCCCACGGCACCACTGCCGCGGCGCGCGTCATGCAGCAGCGCTTTCTGGCCGCAGGTTTTCCGCCTGCAGACATACATCTGGTGGGCGCCAATCCCAACAAGATGAATCTCGTCGTGCGCCTGCGGGGCACGGGCGTCAAGCCGCCGATCTTGCTCATTGGGCACTTGGATGTAGTGCAGGCGCGGCCTCAGGATTGGGGTACCGACCCCTTCCATTTCACCGTCCGGAACAACACCTATTACGGCCGCGGCGTGCAGGATATGAAAGATGGCGATGCCATCTTCGCCGCCTCGCTGATTGCCATGAAGCGGCAGGGTTACCACCCCAATCGCGATATCATCCTCGCGCTGACGGCAGCCGAAGAAGGCGGCGGCGACAATGGCGTCGATTACCTGTTGCAGCACCAGCGCCCCCTGATCCAGGCCGCCTTTGTGCTCAACGCCGATGCCGGCGGCGTGGATGCTTTCCACGGCAAGCCGGTGTTCATGAACGTGGAAGCTGCCGAAAAACTTTACGCCGACTTTGAGTTGTCGCTCACCAGTCCCGGCGGCCACAGCTCGCTGCCCACCGGCCACAACATCATTTATGACCTGGCGCGCGCTCTCGGGCGCTTGCAGCACTACCAGTTTCCGGTGGAGTTGAATGCGGTGACGCGGGGCTACTTTGCCGCGCGCTCCAAACTGGATCAGGGCCAACGTGCCCGCGATGAGAAGGCCATGCTGGCCAAGCACCCTCCGGCCGCAGCGATCCATGATCTCGAACAGATTCCCGAACTGAACGCCGTGCTGCACACCACCTGCGTAGCCACCCGCCTCAACGCCGGCGATGCCAATAACGCCTTGCCGCAAAACGCCGAAGCCACCGTCAACTGCCGCATCCTTCCCGGCACCTCCGCGCGCCAGGTCCAGCAAACGCTCATTCGCCTGGTTGCCGATCCCAGCGTTACGATCCGCTACGTCAACAGCAACGGCAGTCTCCAGAACCAGGCGCCCACCGCCGTATCGAACCCTCCCGTGCAGCTCGATCCGGAAATCATGCGCCCGCTCGAGCAGCTCACCGCCGCCATGTGGAACAACATCCCCGTGGTCCCGGTCATGGAGTCCTACGCTACCGACGGCAAGCGCACCGTGGCTGCCGGCATGCCTACCTACGGCCTGTGTGGCATTCAACTCGACGAAGATAATGATCGCGCCCACGGCCGCAACGAAGACCTGCCCATTCCGGCGTTCAACAAGGGGGTCGAGTTCTACTACCGCTACCTCAAGATGCTGACCGGAGGCGCATGA